A region from the Treponema pallidum subsp. pallidum str. Nichols genome encodes:
- the rplA gene encoding 50S ribosomal protein L1, whose translation MKRGKKYRAAVARYDRAERFSLDRAVGLLKEVRYASFDETVEVHVSLRLKKNQTVRDTVVLPHRFRAEVRVLVFCKEDRVSEALAAGAAYAGGAEYLEKVKGGWFDFDVVVASPDMMKDVGRLGMVLGRRGLMPNPRTGTVSADLGAAVCELKKGRVEFRADKTGVVHLAVGKTTMDSAQIVENVDVFLSEMDRKKPVDVKAGFVRSISLSSSMGPGIWVVHKSEE comes from the coding sequence ATGAAGAGGGGGAAGAAGTATCGCGCTGCCGTTGCGCGTTATGATCGCGCCGAGCGGTTCAGTCTTGACCGTGCGGTAGGTTTGCTTAAGGAAGTGAGGTATGCTTCCTTTGACGAGACGGTGGAGGTGCACGTTAGTCTGAGGCTTAAGAAGAATCAGACGGTGAGGGATACGGTTGTGCTCCCCCACCGTTTTCGGGCCGAGGTTCGTGTGCTCGTTTTTTGTAAAGAGGATCGTGTTTCGGAAGCGCTTGCTGCAGGTGCTGCCTATGCAGGCGGTGCTGAATATCTTGAGAAGGTAAAAGGAGGCTGGTTTGACTTCGACGTGGTCGTTGCTAGTCCTGACATGATGAAGGACGTCGGTCGTCTTGGTATGGTGTTAGGTCGCAGAGGGCTGATGCCTAACCCGAGGACTGGCACGGTCAGTGCGGACTTGGGGGCTGCTGTCTGTGAGTTGAAAAAGGGGCGTGTCGAGTTTCGCGCGGATAAGACAGGTGTGGTCCATCTAGCAGTAGGGAAAACGACGATGGACTCTGCGCAGATTGTAGAGAATGTTGACGTGTTTCTGTCGGAGATGGATCGCAAGAAGCCCGTTGACGTAAAAGCTGGTTTTGTCCGTTCGATTTCGCTCAGCTCCAGTATGGGGCCTGGGATTTGGGTTGTCCATAAGTCAGAGGAGTAG
- the rpsL gene encoding 30S ribosomal protein S12 — MPTINQLTRIGRKAVFSRTKSPALQACPQKRGVCTRVMTVTPKKPNSALRKVARVRLSSGVEVTAYIPGIGHNLQEHSIVLIRGGRVKDLPGVRYHIIRGAKDTLGVVDRKRGRSKYGAKRPRA, encoded by the coding sequence ATGCCGACAATTAATCAATTGACGAGGATAGGGCGTAAGGCGGTTTTTTCTCGTACGAAGAGCCCTGCGTTGCAGGCTTGTCCGCAGAAGCGCGGAGTGTGTACGCGTGTGATGACAGTTACGCCAAAAAAGCCGAATTCTGCTCTGCGTAAGGTGGCGCGTGTGCGTCTAAGTAGCGGGGTTGAAGTGACGGCGTACATTCCCGGGATTGGGCATAATTTGCAGGAGCACTCGATTGTGCTGATTCGCGGTGGACGTGTGAAAGATTTACCTGGAGTACGTTATCATATTATCCGGGGGGCCAAGGACACTCTTGGCGTGGTGGATCGTAAGCGCGGTCGTTCAAAGTACGGGGCTAAGCGCCCTCGCGCGTAG
- the rpoB gene encoding DNA-directed RNA polymerase subunit beta: MSARVCKTHRVYVGRDVRNFMDIPDLIEIQLRSYDTFLHGARNTPSGADTLISGTREELGLEDVFKTTFPIESSTGDMTLEYQSYSLDEKNIKFSEAECKQKGLTYAIPLKALVDLRFNNTGEIRRKDIYMGDIPKMTERGTFIINGAERVVVSQIHRSPGVVFSHEKDKEGREVFSSRIIPYRGSWLEFEIDQKKDLIYAKLDKKRRILGTVFLRALHYETREQIIEAFYAIEKTPVCQDRAEYELLTGKILARSVTVENEQGETRVLYKAGEKIHPHVIDDLLQNGICEVYIINLEAEGSLRSAVVINCLEREEMKFSKSGAQDELSREEALCIVYSALRPSDPMTMDAAEKDLQTMFFSPRRYDLGRVGRYKLNKKFRSDSPTTECTLTLDDIVNTMKFLIRMYSGDAQEDDIDHLGNRRIRSVGELMTNTLKTAFLRMERIAKERMSSKETETIKPQDLISIKPIMAAIKEFFGASQLSQFMDQVNPLAELTHKRRLNALGPGGLSRERAGFEVRDVHYTHYGRMCPIETPEGPNIGLIVSMANYARVNGYGFLEVPYVRVRDGVVTKEIEYLDAMDEDRYYIGQDSTAVGPDGVIRVDHVSCRHRGDYSTRSPKDIQYMDVSPKQIISVSASLIPFLEHDDANRALMGSNMQRQGVPLIFPEPPRVGTGMEEKCAYDSGVLVKAKQDGTVAYVSSEKIVVCSAAASGEEQEVVYPLLKYQRTNQDTCYHQRPIVHVGDRVQVGDALADGPATYRGELALGRNILVGFVPWNGYNYEDAILISHRVVKEDMFTSVHIKEFSTEVRETKLGSERMTNDIPNKSEKNLDNLDAEGIIRIGSKVRAGDVLIGKITPKSESETTPEFRLLNSIFGEKAKEVRDSSLRVPHGVEGTVIDVQRLRRSEGDDLNPGVSEVVKVLIATKRKLREGDKMAGRHGNKGIVARILPEEDMPYLDDGTPLDVCLNPLGVPSRMNIGQILESELGLAGLRLDEWYESPVFQSPSNEQIGEKLMQAGFPTNSKVMLRDGRTGDYFQNPVFVGVIYFMKLAHLVDDKMHARSTGPYSLVTQQPLGGKAQFGGQRLGEMEVWALEAYGAANTLQELLTIKSDDMHGRSKIYEAIVKGEASSPTGIPESFNVLVQELRGLALDFTIYDAKGKQIPLTERDEEMTNKIGSKF, encoded by the coding sequence ATGTCAGCACGAGTTTGCAAAACACACAGAGTGTACGTGGGAAGGGATGTCAGGAATTTTATGGACATCCCGGATCTCATCGAAATCCAGCTTCGATCTTACGACACCTTTCTGCATGGGGCCCGGAATACACCGTCCGGCGCCGACACCCTTATCTCCGGTACTAGAGAGGAGCTCGGCCTCGAAGACGTGTTCAAGACTACCTTTCCTATCGAGAGCTCTACGGGGGACATGACGCTCGAGTACCAATCATACTCCCTTGATGAGAAAAACATCAAGTTCTCCGAGGCGGAGTGTAAACAAAAGGGTTTGACGTACGCCATTCCGCTGAAGGCGCTTGTTGATTTACGTTTCAATAATACGGGGGAGATTAGGCGCAAAGACATTTATATGGGAGATATCCCCAAGATGACTGAACGCGGCACCTTTATCATCAACGGTGCGGAGCGTGTGGTGGTATCCCAGATCCATCGTTCCCCTGGTGTTGTCTTTTCTCATGAGAAGGACAAGGAAGGACGGGAGGTATTCTCCAGCCGCATTATTCCGTACCGGGGAAGCTGGCTTGAATTTGAAATTGATCAGAAAAAAGATCTCATCTATGCAAAGCTTGATAAAAAGAGACGTATCCTAGGCACCGTGTTTTTGCGTGCGTTGCACTACGAAACGCGTGAGCAGATCATCGAGGCCTTTTACGCCATAGAAAAGACGCCTGTTTGTCAGGATCGTGCGGAGTACGAGCTGCTCACAGGTAAGATCCTAGCACGATCGGTGACGGTGGAAAATGAGCAGGGTGAAACCCGGGTGTTGTACAAAGCAGGAGAGAAAATCCATCCCCATGTCATCGATGATCTGCTGCAAAACGGCATATGTGAGGTCTACATTATTAACCTTGAAGCGGAAGGTTCGTTGCGTTCTGCGGTCGTTATCAATTGTCTTGAACGAGAGGAAATGAAGTTCTCTAAGTCGGGTGCACAGGACGAGCTTTCGCGTGAAGAGGCACTGTGTATTGTATACTCAGCGCTAAGACCAAGCGATCCTATGACCATGGACGCGGCGGAAAAAGATTTGCAGACAATGTTTTTCTCCCCACGTCGCTATGATTTAGGGCGGGTGGGGCGCTACAAGCTGAACAAGAAATTTCGCTCTGACTCGCCGACTACTGAGTGCACGCTCACCCTCGATGATATCGTAAATACCATGAAATTTCTCATCAGAATGTATAGCGGTGATGCACAGGAAGATGATATCGATCACCTGGGCAACCGTCGTATTCGTTCGGTGGGGGAATTAATGACCAATACGTTAAAAACGGCCTTTTTGCGCATGGAACGTATTGCGAAGGAGCGTATGAGTTCTAAGGAAACGGAAACGATCAAGCCGCAGGATCTCATTTCCATAAAACCTATCATGGCTGCGATTAAGGAGTTCTTTGGTGCAAGTCAGCTTTCTCAGTTCATGGATCAGGTCAATCCGCTGGCGGAGTTGACACACAAGCGGCGTTTGAACGCACTTGGTCCTGGTGGACTTTCAAGGGAGCGTGCTGGGTTTGAGGTACGCGATGTGCACTACACGCACTACGGTCGGATGTGTCCCATTGAGACCCCCGAAGGACCAAATATCGGTTTAATTGTTTCTATGGCCAATTACGCACGCGTTAACGGGTATGGGTTCTTGGAGGTGCCGTATGTACGGGTGCGTGACGGAGTTGTTACGAAAGAGATTGAGTACCTGGATGCTATGGACGAGGATCGCTACTACATTGGGCAGGATTCTACGGCGGTAGGACCGGACGGGGTCATCCGTGTAGATCATGTCTCTTGTCGGCACCGGGGGGATTACAGTACGCGTAGTCCTAAGGATATCCAGTATATGGATGTTTCCCCCAAGCAGATAATTTCTGTTTCTGCTTCTCTCATACCGTTTCTTGAGCATGATGATGCTAACCGTGCGTTAATGGGGTCGAACATGCAACGGCAGGGAGTGCCGCTTATTTTTCCTGAACCCCCGCGCGTGGGTACAGGCATGGAAGAGAAGTGTGCATATGACTCTGGAGTGCTGGTGAAGGCAAAGCAAGACGGAACGGTTGCCTACGTTTCCTCAGAGAAGATAGTGGTTTGTTCCGCCGCGGCGTCTGGGGAAGAGCAGGAGGTCGTGTATCCGTTACTTAAGTATCAGCGGACAAATCAGGATACCTGTTACCACCAGCGGCCAATAGTGCACGTGGGAGATCGGGTACAGGTAGGAGATGCGCTTGCAGACGGTCCTGCAACGTATCGAGGGGAGCTTGCGCTTGGCAGAAACATTCTAGTTGGTTTTGTGCCGTGGAACGGTTACAACTACGAGGATGCCATTTTGATTTCTCACCGGGTGGTAAAGGAGGATATGTTCACCTCGGTTCACATCAAAGAATTTTCTACTGAGGTGCGTGAAACCAAGCTGGGTTCTGAACGAATGACGAATGATATCCCGAATAAGTCTGAGAAGAATCTGGATAATTTGGATGCAGAGGGGATCATTCGTATTGGGTCAAAGGTGCGTGCGGGAGACGTGCTTATCGGAAAGATTACGCCAAAAAGCGAGTCTGAGACGACGCCAGAGTTTAGGCTGCTGAATTCTATTTTTGGGGAGAAGGCGAAGGAAGTGCGTGATTCTTCTCTACGTGTGCCGCATGGAGTTGAGGGTACAGTCATTGACGTGCAGCGACTCAGGCGTTCGGAGGGAGATGATTTAAACCCCGGGGTGTCAGAGGTGGTGAAGGTTCTTATCGCTACCAAGCGTAAGCTGCGTGAAGGGGATAAAATGGCCGGTCGCCACGGTAACAAGGGTATCGTTGCGCGCATCCTTCCTGAAGAAGACATGCCGTATCTGGATGATGGTACCCCGCTTGATGTCTGTTTGAACCCGCTCGGTGTACCTTCTCGTATGAACATAGGACAGATTCTTGAATCTGAATTGGGACTTGCGGGGTTGCGGCTTGACGAATGGTATGAGTCTCCTGTCTTTCAATCTCCAAGCAACGAGCAGATTGGGGAAAAGTTGATGCAGGCAGGTTTTCCGACTAATTCAAAAGTGATGCTGCGTGACGGACGCACGGGGGATTATTTTCAAAACCCTGTATTTGTGGGGGTTATTTACTTTATGAAGCTTGCGCATCTAGTGGATGACAAAATGCACGCCCGCTCTACAGGTCCATATTCGCTTGTGACGCAGCAACCCTTAGGGGGTAAAGCGCAGTTTGGAGGGCAGCGTCTCGGGGAAATGGAGGTGTGGGCGCTTGAAGCCTACGGCGCGGCGAATACCCTGCAGGAGTTGCTAACGATTAAATCGGATGATATGCACGGGCGTTCTAAAATTTATGAGGCAATTGTAAAAGGGGAGGCTTCGTCTCCTACCGGTATTCCTGAATCTTTTAACGTGTTGGTGCAGGAGCTGCGGGGACTTGCGCTCGACTTTACGATTTACGATGCGAAGGGCAAGCAGATTCCGCTCACTGAGCGCGATGAAGAAATGACGAATAAGATTGGCTCTAAATTTTAA
- the rpoC gene encoding DNA-directed RNA polymerase subunit beta': MKDIRDFDSLQIKLASPDTIRAWSYGEVKKPETINYRTLRPEREGLFCERIFGTTKEWECFCGKFKSIRYRGVICDRCGVEVTHFKVRRERMGHIELATPVSHIWYYRCVPSRMGLLLDLQVIALRSVLYYEKYIVIEPGDTDLKKNQLLTETEYNDAQERYGGGFTAGMGAEAIRTLLQNLDLDALVAQLREKMMEKGAKSDKRLLRRIEIVENFRVSGNKPEWMILSVIPVIPPDLRPMVQLDGGRFATSDLNDLYRRVIHRNSRLIRLMELKAPDIIIRNEKRMLQEAVDALFDNSKRKPAIKGASNRPLKSISDMLKGKQGRFRQNLLGKRVDYSGRSVIVVGPELKLWQCGLPTKMALELFKPFIMKKLVEKEIVSNIKKAKMLVEQESPKVFSVLDEVVKEHPVMLNRAPTLHRLGIQAFEPVLVEGKAIRLHPLVCKPFNADFDGDQMAVHVPLTQAAQMECWTLMLSNRNLLDPANGRTIVYPSQDMVLGLYYLTKERSLPEGARPRRFSSVEEVMMAAEKGVIGWQDQIQVRYHKCDGQLVVTTAGRLVLNEEVPAEIPFVNETLDDKRIRKLIERVFKRQDSWLAVQMLDALKTIGYTYATFFGATLSMDDIIVPEQKVQMLEKANKEVLAIASQYRGGHITQEERYNRVVEVWSKTSEELTSLMMETLERDKDGFNTIYMMATSGARGSRNQIRQLAGMRGLMAKPSGDIIELPIRSNFKEGLNVIEFFISTNGARKGLADTALKTADAGYLTRRLVDIAQDVVVNEEDCGTINGIEYRAVKSGDEIIESLAERIVGKYTLERVEHPITHELLLDVNEYIDDERAEKVEEAGVESVKLRTVLTCESKRGVCVCCYGRNLARNKIVEIGEAVGIVAAQSIGQPGTQLTMRTFHVGGTASSTTEENRITFKYPILVKSIEGVHVKMEDGSQLFTRRGTLFFHKTLAEYQLQEGDSVQVRDRARVLKDEVLYHTTDGQTVYASVSGFARIIDRTVYLVGPEQKTEIRNGSNVVIKADEYVPPGKTVATFDPFTEPILAEQDGFVRYEDIILGSTLIEEVNTETGMVERRITTLKTGIQLQPRVFISDESGNALGSYYLPEEARLMVEEGAQVKAGTVIVKLAKAIQKTSDITGGLPRVSELFEARRPKNAAVLAQISGVVSFKGLFKGKRIVVVRDHYGKEYKHLVSMSRQLLVRDGDTVEAGERLCDGCFDPHDILAILGENALQNYLMNEIRDVYRVQGVSINDQHIGLVVRQMLRKTEVVSVGDTRFIYGQQVDKYRFHEENRRVEAEGGQPAVARPMFQGITKAALNIDSFISAASFQETNKVLTNAAIAGSVDDLCGLKENVIIGHLIPAGTGMRRYRQVKLFDKNKRDLDVQMEEVIRRRKLEEEALAQAVAGMEGEPEGEA; encoded by the coding sequence ATGAAGGATATCCGGGATTTTGACAGTTTACAGATAAAGCTTGCCTCCCCTGATACCATTCGGGCATGGTCCTATGGAGAGGTGAAAAAGCCTGAGACAATTAATTACCGCACGTTGCGTCCTGAACGTGAAGGGCTTTTTTGTGAACGCATTTTTGGTACTACAAAGGAATGGGAATGCTTTTGTGGAAAGTTTAAGTCAATTCGGTACCGGGGTGTTATCTGCGATCGGTGCGGGGTGGAGGTAACGCATTTCAAGGTTCGCAGGGAGCGCATGGGGCATATTGAGCTTGCAACGCCTGTTTCTCATATTTGGTACTACCGTTGTGTACCAAGTAGAATGGGTTTGTTACTCGATCTACAGGTGATCGCACTGCGTTCTGTTTTGTACTATGAGAAGTACATAGTTATAGAGCCGGGCGACACCGATTTAAAAAAGAATCAGTTGCTCACTGAAACTGAGTACAATGACGCGCAGGAGCGCTACGGTGGCGGCTTTACGGCGGGAATGGGAGCGGAGGCTATCCGTACCCTTTTGCAAAACCTTGACCTTGACGCGCTTGTTGCACAGTTGCGTGAGAAGATGATGGAGAAGGGTGCGAAAAGCGACAAACGCTTGCTGCGTCGCATAGAGATCGTAGAAAACTTTCGGGTGTCGGGAAATAAGCCGGAATGGATGATTTTGAGCGTTATCCCGGTGATCCCGCCTGATTTGCGTCCTATGGTGCAGCTCGACGGAGGGCGTTTTGCTACCTCAGATCTCAATGACCTGTATCGGCGTGTGATCCACCGCAATAGCCGTTTGATTCGGCTCATGGAACTGAAGGCGCCGGATATCATCATTCGGAACGAAAAGCGCATGTTGCAAGAGGCAGTGGACGCGCTTTTTGATAATTCTAAGCGCAAGCCCGCGATTAAAGGTGCGTCAAACCGGCCGCTTAAGTCTATTTCTGACATGCTCAAGGGGAAGCAAGGGCGTTTTCGCCAGAATCTTTTGGGCAAGCGGGTCGACTATTCCGGGCGTTCGGTTATCGTAGTGGGGCCTGAACTTAAGTTGTGGCAGTGCGGGTTGCCTACAAAAATGGCGCTTGAGCTGTTTAAGCCCTTTATTATGAAAAAGCTGGTTGAGAAAGAAATTGTCTCGAACATCAAAAAGGCAAAGATGCTCGTGGAACAAGAGTCGCCGAAGGTATTTTCGGTGTTGGATGAAGTGGTAAAAGAGCATCCAGTTATGCTTAATCGGGCGCCGACATTGCATCGATTGGGCATTCAGGCTTTTGAGCCGGTGTTGGTGGAGGGGAAGGCGATTCGTCTTCATCCGCTTGTGTGTAAACCTTTTAATGCTGATTTTGATGGGGATCAAATGGCGGTGCATGTGCCGCTGACGCAGGCGGCACAGATGGAGTGTTGGACGCTCATGTTGTCGAATCGCAATTTGCTTGACCCTGCAAATGGGCGCACGATTGTGTATCCATCTCAGGACATGGTTCTGGGTTTGTATTATCTGACAAAGGAACGCTCTCTGCCGGAGGGTGCTCGTCCTCGCCGTTTTTCCTCGGTGGAGGAGGTAATGATGGCTGCGGAAAAGGGGGTAATCGGCTGGCAGGATCAGATTCAAGTGCGATATCACAAATGTGATGGTCAGCTTGTGGTCACTACCGCAGGAAGACTTGTGTTGAATGAGGAAGTTCCCGCAGAGATTCCTTTTGTCAACGAAACGCTTGATGACAAACGCATCAGGAAATTAATTGAGCGGGTGTTCAAGCGTCAGGATTCTTGGCTTGCGGTGCAGATGCTCGATGCACTGAAAACTATCGGTTATACCTACGCGACCTTCTTTGGTGCAACGCTCAGTATGGACGACATCATCGTGCCTGAGCAGAAGGTGCAGATGCTCGAAAAGGCGAACAAGGAAGTGCTAGCGATTGCGAGTCAATACCGCGGGGGGCACATCACGCAAGAGGAGCGTTATAATCGCGTCGTTGAGGTGTGGTCTAAAACAAGTGAGGAGCTCACTTCGCTCATGATGGAAACACTTGAGCGCGACAAGGATGGATTTAATACCATTTACATGATGGCTACCTCAGGTGCGCGCGGGAGTCGCAATCAAATCCGCCAACTGGCGGGAATGCGTGGCTTAATGGCAAAGCCGAGTGGGGATATCATCGAATTGCCTATTCGTTCTAATTTTAAAGAGGGACTCAATGTCATTGAGTTTTTTATTTCTACCAACGGTGCACGCAAAGGGCTCGCAGACACTGCGCTAAAGACCGCTGATGCGGGGTATTTGACACGTCGTCTGGTTGATATCGCGCAAGATGTGGTGGTGAACGAGGAGGACTGTGGTACCATCAATGGCATTGAATATCGCGCGGTGAAGTCCGGCGATGAGATTATTGAATCGCTTGCTGAGCGCATCGTAGGAAAGTATACACTTGAACGTGTAGAACACCCCATCACCCATGAACTGCTGCTCGATGTGAACGAATACATCGACGATGAGCGTGCAGAAAAGGTGGAAGAAGCGGGCGTGGAGTCAGTGAAGTTGCGCACCGTGCTCACGTGCGAATCTAAGCGAGGAGTGTGTGTGTGCTGCTACGGGCGGAATCTTGCACGCAACAAAATTGTAGAAATTGGGGAGGCGGTTGGGATTGTAGCCGCTCAGTCCATTGGTCAGCCGGGTACGCAGCTGACAATGCGCACGTTCCATGTTGGGGGTACGGCAAGCAGTACTACGGAAGAGAACCGCATCACGTTTAAGTATCCCATACTGGTAAAGAGTATTGAGGGGGTGCATGTGAAAATGGAGGATGGCTCTCAGCTGTTCACGCGTCGGGGGACGCTCTTTTTTCACAAAACTCTGGCAGAGTATCAGCTTCAAGAGGGTGACAGCGTGCAGGTGCGTGACCGCGCGCGGGTGCTAAAGGATGAGGTTCTCTACCACACCACCGATGGGCAGACGGTGTACGCTTCGGTGAGTGGTTTTGCGCGTATAATCGATCGAACCGTGTACCTGGTAGGGCCTGAGCAAAAGACGGAAATTCGCAATGGTTCTAATGTAGTAATCAAGGCAGACGAGTATGTGCCGCCCGGAAAGACCGTGGCTACGTTTGATCCGTTCACTGAACCTATTTTGGCAGAGCAGGATGGCTTTGTGCGGTACGAAGATATTATTTTGGGCTCTACGCTCATCGAAGAGGTAAATACTGAAACGGGGATGGTGGAGCGCAGGATTACGACGTTGAAAACAGGAATACAGCTTCAACCGCGGGTATTCATCTCTGATGAGTCGGGGAATGCGCTGGGTTCGTACTACTTGCCAGAGGAAGCGCGCTTGATGGTTGAAGAAGGCGCGCAGGTGAAGGCGGGTACGGTCATTGTAAAACTGGCAAAAGCAATTCAAAAGACATCGGATATTACGGGGGGGCTGCCGCGTGTTTCTGAATTATTTGAAGCGCGGCGCCCTAAGAATGCGGCTGTCTTGGCACAGATTTCTGGGGTTGTGTCGTTCAAAGGACTGTTTAAGGGTAAGCGTATTGTCGTGGTGCGTGACCATTACGGGAAGGAATATAAGCACCTCGTGTCCATGTCGCGTCAGCTTTTAGTACGTGATGGAGATACGGTTGAGGCAGGCGAACGCTTGTGTGATGGTTGCTTTGATCCCCATGATATCCTGGCAATTCTGGGTGAAAATGCTTTGCAAAACTATTTGATGAATGAGATCCGTGACGTGTATCGTGTGCAGGGTGTTTCAATCAATGACCAGCACATTGGTTTAGTGGTGCGGCAAATGCTACGAAAGACAGAGGTTGTCTCGGTTGGGGACACGCGTTTTATCTACGGGCAACAGGTGGATAAGTACCGTTTTCACGAAGAGAACCGTCGGGTTGAAGCGGAAGGGGGGCAGCCTGCGGTTGCGCGCCCAATGTTCCAGGGTATAACGAAGGCGGCGTTGAACATAGACTCTTTCATATCTGCGGCATCTTTCCAAGAAACGAACAAGGTGCTCACCAATGCGGCGATTGCAGGCTCTGTTGATGACTTGTGTGGGTTGAAGGAGAACGTCATTATAGGGCACTTAATTCCCGCAGGTACGGGGATGCGGCGTTATCGTCAGGTGAAGCTGTTTGACAAGAACAAGCGGGATCTTGATGTGCAGATGGAGGAAGTTATCAGGCGTAGAAAACTTGAAGAGGAGGCGCTTGCCCAGGCAGTTGCGGGTATGGAAGGGGAACCTGAAGGCGAAGCGTGA
- the rpsG gene encoding 30S ribosomal protein S7, with protein sequence MGRKRRVSRRVPPPDARYNSVVLAKFICRMMLAGKKATAVGIMYDCLERIQQRTGEEPLPVFTKALENVKPAVEVKSRRVGGSTYQVPMEIRETRREALGMRWIIGAARRRSGRGMSERLAAEILDAYHSTGTAFKRKEDTHRMAEANKAFSHYRW encoded by the coding sequence ATGGGGCGGAAGCGACGGGTGTCGCGTCGGGTACCGCCGCCTGACGCGCGGTATAACAGTGTGGTGTTGGCGAAGTTTATTTGTCGAATGATGCTGGCGGGTAAGAAGGCAACTGCGGTGGGTATTATGTACGATTGTCTTGAACGTATTCAGCAAAGGACTGGTGAGGAGCCTCTTCCGGTGTTCACAAAAGCGTTAGAGAACGTAAAGCCTGCAGTGGAGGTTAAATCGCGGCGGGTTGGTGGTTCTACCTATCAGGTGCCGATGGAAATTCGGGAAACGAGGCGTGAGGCTTTAGGTATGCGCTGGATTATCGGTGCAGCACGCAGGCGCAGCGGGCGTGGCATGTCGGAGCGACTTGCAGCAGAGATCCTTGATGCGTACCACAGCACGGGAACTGCCTTTAAACGTAAAGAGGATACGCACCGCATGGCAGAGGCCAATAAGGCTTTTTCGCACTATCGCTGGTAG
- the rplJ gene encoding 50S ribosomal protein L10 has product MAVRARRLQPAKVAAVESLTRDLGEASSYIFTEYRGLTVEQLTALRRALREFSCVYRVVRNNFANIAFTSLNMTVGEYLVGPTAIALVDTEHANGVARVLFDFAKEVPALVVKGAILDGEVFDASKVEAYSKLPGKKELVSMFLSALNATTVKFVRVLQAVMDKRDEGVEVSVVSGGDSS; this is encoded by the coding sequence ATGGCAGTACGCGCACGAAGGCTGCAGCCGGCAAAGGTGGCTGCTGTCGAGAGCCTTACGCGTGATTTGGGTGAGGCTTCTTCTTATATCTTTACGGAGTATCGAGGGCTTACGGTTGAGCAGCTGACCGCGTTGCGCCGCGCGCTGCGCGAATTCTCGTGCGTGTATCGGGTGGTGCGTAACAATTTTGCGAATATCGCCTTTACGTCCCTAAACATGACGGTGGGAGAGTATCTGGTGGGGCCCACGGCCATCGCCCTAGTGGACACGGAGCATGCGAATGGCGTCGCGCGTGTGCTGTTCGATTTTGCAAAGGAAGTGCCTGCCTTAGTGGTGAAGGGTGCAATTCTTGATGGGGAGGTGTTTGACGCTTCGAAGGTAGAAGCGTATTCGAAGCTTCCTGGAAAGAAAGAGCTCGTTTCCATGTTCTTGTCCGCGCTGAATGCAACGACGGTGAAGTTCGTACGCGTATTACAGGCTGTGATGGACAAAAGGGATGAGGGTGTAGAAGTTTCCGTGGTGTCGGGAGGTGATTCGTCCTAG
- the rplL gene encoding 50S ribosomal protein L7/L12, which produces MAALSNEQIIEAIRGKTILELSELIKAVEEEFGVTAAVPVAPVAEGGGAGSVAAEEQTEFTVVLKGLAEPGKKIAVIKEVRNVISGLGLKEAKDLVEGAPKTLKENVSKEEAAKIKESMTAAGALIEIS; this is translated from the coding sequence ATGGCGGCGTTGAGTAATGAACAGATTATTGAGGCGATTCGGGGCAAGACCATCCTGGAGCTTTCTGAGCTTATCAAGGCGGTGGAGGAGGAGTTTGGAGTTACCGCGGCTGTGCCGGTAGCGCCGGTAGCGGAAGGTGGCGGGGCAGGTTCTGTAGCCGCTGAGGAGCAGACAGAGTTTACTGTTGTGCTTAAAGGACTTGCAGAACCAGGCAAAAAAATCGCGGTTATTAAAGAGGTGCGCAACGTTATCTCAGGGCTTGGCTTAAAAGAGGCGAAGGATCTGGTGGAGGGTGCGCCAAAGACTTTGAAAGAAAATGTATCCAAGGAAGAGGCGGCAAAGATAAAAGAGTCAATGACCGCAGCGGGTGCGCTCATTGAGATTTCCTAG